The proteins below come from a single Mycolicibacterium sp. TY81 genomic window:
- a CDS encoding cytochrome bc complex cytochrome b subunit — protein sequence MSPKLADIAAAQGDAIDSRYHPSAAVRRQLNKVFPTHWSFMLGEIALYSFLVLLLTGVYLTLFFDPSMTEVIYNGVYQPLRGVQMSRAYESALEISFEVRGGLFVRQIHHWAALMFAASIMVHLARIFFTGAFRRPREANWMIGSVLLILAMFEGYFGYSLPDDLLSGIGLRAALSSITLGIPVIGTWMHWALFGGDFPGNIIIPRMYALHILLIPGIILALIGAHVALVWFQKHTQFPGPGRTEKNVVGVRVMPVFAIKGGAFFAMVTGILGIMGGLLQINPIWELGPYKPSQVSAGSQPDFYMMWTEGLARIWPAWEFYPFGHTIPAVMGVAVIMGLVFGLLIAWPFLEKKFTGDDAHHNLLQRPRDVPVRTAIGAMAIAFYMVLTLAAMNDIIALKFDISLNATTWIGRIGMVVLPAVVYYLTYRWCVGLQRSDRAVLEHGIETGIIKRLPHGAYVELHQPLGPVDDHGHPIPLEYQGAALPKRMNKLGSAGSPGTGSFLFADSAVEQAALADAEHAAEHKALTALKEYQDEISPNGSNGHH from the coding sequence ATGAGTCCCAAGCTCGCTGACATCGCTGCCGCACAAGGCGATGCGATCGACTCGCGGTACCACCCGTCGGCCGCCGTACGCCGGCAGCTGAACAAGGTCTTCCCGACGCACTGGTCCTTCATGCTCGGTGAGATCGCGCTGTACAGCTTCCTCGTGCTGCTGCTCACCGGCGTGTACCTGACGCTGTTCTTCGACCCGTCGATGACCGAGGTCATCTACAACGGCGTCTACCAGCCGCTGCGTGGCGTCCAGATGTCGCGCGCCTACGAATCGGCCCTCGAAATCTCCTTCGAGGTCCGCGGTGGCCTGTTCGTCCGCCAGATTCACCACTGGGCCGCGCTGATGTTCGCCGCGTCGATCATGGTCCACCTGGCCCGCATCTTCTTCACCGGTGCGTTCCGCCGCCCGCGTGAGGCCAACTGGATGATCGGCTCGGTGCTGCTGATCCTCGCGATGTTCGAGGGCTACTTCGGCTACTCGCTGCCCGACGACCTGCTCTCGGGTATCGGTCTGCGCGCCGCGCTGTCGTCGATCACCCTGGGCATCCCGGTCATCGGCACCTGGATGCACTGGGCCCTGTTCGGTGGCGACTTCCCGGGCAACATCATCATCCCGCGGATGTACGCCCTGCACATCCTGCTGATCCCGGGCATCATCCTGGCCCTCATCGGCGCTCACGTGGCGCTGGTGTGGTTCCAGAAGCACACCCAGTTCCCCGGCCCCGGCCGCACCGAGAAGAACGTCGTCGGCGTGCGCGTCATGCCGGTGTTCGCGATCAAGGGTGGCGCGTTCTTCGCCATGGTCACCGGCATCCTGGGCATCATGGGTGGTCTGCTGCAGATCAACCCGATCTGGGAGCTGGGCCCCTACAAGCCCTCGCAGGTGTCCGCCGGTAGCCAGCCCGACTTCTACATGATGTGGACCGAAGGCCTGGCGCGTATCTGGCCGGCCTGGGAGTTCTACCCGTTCGGCCACACCATCCCGGCCGTCATGGGTGTCGCCGTGATCATGGGTCTGGTGTTCGGTCTGCTGATCGCCTGGCCGTTCCTGGAGAAGAAGTTCACCGGCGACGATGCGCACCACAACCTGCTGCAGCGTCCGCGTGACGTGCCGGTCCGCACCGCCATCGGTGCCATGGCCATCGCGTTCTACATGGTGCTGACCCTGGCCGCGATGAACGACATCATCGCGCTCAAGTTCGACATCTCCCTGAACGCCACCACCTGGATCGGCCGCATCGGCATGGTCGTCCTGCCCGCAGTGGTCTACTACCTGACCTACCGCTGGTGTGTCGGCCTGCAGCGCAGCGACCGCGCCGTCCTCGAGCACGGTATCGAGACCGGCATCATCAAGCGACTGCCGCACGGCGCCTACGTCGAACTGCACCAGCCCCTGGGACCGGTCGACGACCACGGCCACCCGATCCCGCTGGAGTACCAGGGTGCCGCACTGCCCAAGCGCATGAACAAGCTCGGCTCTGCCGGCTCGCCCGGTACCGGCAGCTTCCTGTTCGCCGACTCCGCCGTCGAGCAGGCTGCCCTGGCCGACGCCGAACACGCCGCCGAGCACAAGGCACTCACCGCCCTCAAGGAATACCAGGACGAGATTTCGCCCAACGGTTCCAACGGGCATCACTAG
- a CDS encoding ubiquinol-cytochrome c reductase iron-sulfur subunit, producing MSENVNIPSDDELREMSREELVELGGKIDGVTTVFKEPRWPVEGTKAEKRAERQVAAWLLLGGLSGLALLLVFLFWPWEYKPFESEGEFIYSLATPLYGLTFGLSILAIGIGAVLFQKKFIPEEISIQDRHDGASPEVHRATVAANLTDALEGSTLKRRKLIGLSLGVGLGAFGLGTAVAFIGGLIKNPWKPVVPTAEGKKAVLWTSGWTPRFHGETIYLARATGLPGESPFVKMRPEDIDAGGMETVFPWRESDGDGTTLESHEKLSEIALGVRNPVMLIRIKPEDLSRVVKRKGQESFNFGDFFAYTKVCSHLGCPSSLYEQQTYRILCPCHQSQFDALHFARPIFGPAARALAQLPITIDKEGYLVANGDFIEPVGPAFWERKS from the coding sequence ATGAGCGAGAACGTGAACATTCCCAGTGACGACGAACTGCGCGAGATGTCGCGCGAGGAGCTCGTCGAACTGGGCGGGAAGATCGACGGCGTCACGACCGTCTTCAAGGAGCCGCGCTGGCCCGTCGAGGGCACCAAGGCGGAGAAGCGCGCCGAGCGTCAGGTCGCGGCCTGGCTGCTGCTCGGCGGCCTGTCCGGCCTGGCCCTGCTGCTGGTGTTCCTGTTCTGGCCGTGGGAGTACAAGCCGTTCGAGTCCGAGGGCGAGTTCATCTACTCGCTGGCGACCCCGCTGTACGGCCTGACCTTCGGCCTGTCGATCCTGGCGATCGGCATCGGTGCGGTGCTCTTCCAGAAGAAGTTCATCCCCGAGGAAATCTCGATCCAGGACCGCCACGACGGCGCCTCCCCCGAGGTCCACCGCGCCACCGTCGCGGCCAACCTGACCGACGCGCTCGAGGGCTCGACCCTCAAGCGCCGCAAGCTGATCGGCCTGTCGCTCGGCGTCGGCCTGGGCGCGTTCGGCCTGGGCACCGCGGTCGCCTTCATCGGCGGTCTGATCAAGAACCCGTGGAAGCCGGTCGTCCCGACCGCCGAGGGCAAGAAGGCCGTCCTGTGGACGTCCGGCTGGACCCCGCGTTTCCACGGCGAGACCATCTACCTGGCTCGGGCCACCGGCCTGCCGGGCGAGTCCCCCTTCGTGAAGATGCGCCCCGAGGACATCGACGCGGGCGGCATGGAGACGGTGTTCCCGTGGCGTGAGTCCGACGGCGACGGCACCACCCTCGAGTCGCACGAGAAGCTGTCGGAGATCGCACTCGGTGTGCGCAACCCGGTGATGCTCATCCGCATCAAGCCCGAGGACCTGTCCCGCGTGGTCAAGCGCAAGGGCCAGGAGAGCTTCAACTTCGGTGACTTCTTCGCGTACACCAAGGTGTGCTCGCACCTGGGCTGCCCCTCGTCGCTGTACGAGCAGCAGACCTACCGCATCCTGTGCCCCTGCCATCAGTCGCAGTTCGACGCGCTGCACTTCGCGCGGCCGATCTTCGGTCCGGCGGCCCGCGCCCTGGCGCAGCTGCCGATCACGATTGACAAAGAGGGCTACCTGGTCGCCAACGGCGACTTCATCGAACCCGTCGGACCGGCATTCTGGGAGCGCAAATCATGA
- a CDS encoding c-type cytochrome translates to MTSKSRRRLHRRLSAAMLLLLGLLVAGGLAATLTPRPQVAKADESQLALLRTGKQLFETSCVSCHGANLQGVTDRGPSLIGVGDAAVYFQVSTGRMPAMRGEAQAPRKDAAFDEHQIDALGAYIQANGGGPQVPRDANGQINQHSFIGENVARGGDLFRLNCASCHNFTGKGGALSSGKYAPDLGKAAEVPAQVYTAMLTGPQNMPKFSDRQLTPEEKRDIVAYVHESANARSQGGYGLGGFGPAPEGMAMWIIGMVAVIGAAMWIGARA, encoded by the coding sequence ATGACCAGCAAGTCCCGTCGCCGGCTACACCGGCGCCTCTCGGCAGCGATGCTGCTGCTGCTCGGACTTCTAGTCGCTGGTGGCCTGGCGGCCACCCTGACTCCGCGGCCTCAGGTCGCGAAGGCAGACGAGTCGCAGCTGGCTCTGCTGCGCACCGGCAAGCAGTTGTTCGAAACGTCGTGCGTCTCCTGCCACGGCGCCAACCTGCAGGGTGTGACCGACCGCGGCCCGAGCCTCATCGGTGTCGGCGACGCGGCCGTCTACTTCCAGGTGTCCACCGGCCGCATGCCCGCCATGCGCGGTGAGGCGCAGGCGCCCCGTAAGGACGCGGCGTTCGACGAGCACCAGATCGACGCCCTCGGTGCCTACATCCAGGCCAACGGCGGCGGACCTCAGGTCCCGCGTGACGCCAACGGTCAGATCAACCAGCACTCGTTCATCGGTGAGAACGTCGCCCGTGGTGGCGACCTGTTCCGTCTGAACTGCGCGTCGTGCCACAACTTCACCGGCAAGGGCGGCGCGCTGTCGTCGGGCAAGTACGCGCCTGACCTCGGCAAGGCCGCCGAAGTGCCGGCGCAGGTGTACACCGCCATGCTCACCGGCCCGCAGAACATGCCCAAGTTCTCGGATCGTCAGCTGACCCCGGAGGAGAAGCGCGACATCGTCGCCTACGTCCACGAGTCGGCGAACGCCCGCAGCCAGGGCGGCTACGGCCTCGGTGGCTTCGGCCCCGCGCCCGAGGGCATGGCGATGTGGATTATCGGGATGGTCGCCGTGATCGGCGCGGCTATGTGGATCGGAGCTCGCGCATGA
- a CDS encoding heme-copper oxidase subunit III — MTSAVGTSGTAITSRVHSLNRPNMVSVGTIVWLSSELMFFAGLFAMYFTARAQAGGVWPPPPTHLNLAEAVPVTLVLIASSFTCQMGVFAAERGDVFGLRRWYVITLLMGAFFVGGQAFEYFMLVEEGTTIPSSAYGSVFYLATGFHGLHVIGGLVAFVYLLARTKMSKFTPAQATAAIVVSYYWHFVDIVWIALFATIYFVR; from the coding sequence GTGACGAGCGCTGTAGGTACCTCCGGAACCGCGATCACGTCGCGGGTGCATTCGCTGAACCGGCCGAATATGGTCAGTGTCGGCACCATTGTGTGGCTTTCCAGTGAGCTGATGTTCTTTGCTGGACTGTTCGCAATGTATTTCACCGCGCGCGCCCAGGCAGGCGGCGTATGGCCGCCTCCCCCCACGCACCTGAACCTGGCCGAGGCCGTTCCGGTGACGTTGGTGCTGATCGCGTCGTCGTTCACCTGCCAGATGGGCGTGTTCGCCGCCGAGCGCGGTGACGTCTTCGGCCTGCGCCGGTGGTACGTCATCACGTTGCTGATGGGCGCGTTCTTCGTCGGTGGCCAGGCGTTCGAGTACTTCATGCTCGTCGAAGAGGGCACCACGATTCCGAGCAGTGCCTACGGGTCTGTGTTCTACCTGGCGACCGGTTTCCACGGTCTGCACGTCATCGGTGGTCTGGTCGCATTCGTGTACCTGCTGGCCCGCACGAAGATGAGCAAGTTCACGCCGGCCCAGGCCACCGCTGCCATCGTCGTGTCCTACTACTGGCACTTCGTCGACATCGTGTGGATCGCCCTGTTCGCCACCATCTACTTCGTTCGCTGA
- the trpD gene encoding anthranilate phosphoribosyltransferase, translated as MGSVPTTDPHQEPTTDGPLWPQILGRLTTGQNLAAGQAGWAMDQVMTGTATPAQIAAFAIAMKMKRPTSAEVSELADVMLRHARKVPADALAAIGSDVVDIVGTGGDGSNTVNLSTMASIVVAACGVPVIKHGNRAASSLSGGADTLEALGVRIDLSPGDVARSVAEVGIGFAFAPQFHQSYRHASSVRREIGVPTVFNLLGPLTNPAMPRAGLIGCAWAELAEVMAGVFAARGSSVLVVHGDDGLDELTTTTTSTIWRVQAGTVERLTLDPKAFGFARADLSELRGGDAKANAESVRAVFAGQKGPVRDAVVLNAAGAMVAHAGLSSDAQWVPAWERGLARATEAIDSGAAEQLLARWARFTQKV; from the coding sequence ATCGGGTCCGTGCCAACCACCGATCCTCATCAGGAACCGACCACCGACGGGCCGTTGTGGCCCCAGATCCTGGGCCGGCTGACCACCGGCCAGAACCTTGCCGCGGGTCAGGCGGGGTGGGCAATGGACCAGGTCATGACGGGTACCGCCACGCCGGCGCAGATCGCTGCATTCGCCATTGCGATGAAGATGAAGCGACCCACCTCCGCGGAGGTGTCCGAGCTCGCCGATGTGATGTTGCGACACGCCCGAAAAGTGCCCGCCGACGCGCTCGCCGCGATCGGCAGCGATGTGGTCGACATCGTGGGGACCGGTGGGGACGGCTCCAACACCGTCAACCTCTCCACGATGGCGTCGATCGTCGTCGCCGCGTGCGGGGTGCCGGTGATCAAACACGGGAACCGCGCGGCGTCGTCGTTGTCGGGCGGTGCGGACACCCTGGAGGCGCTGGGCGTCCGGATCGACCTGTCGCCGGGCGACGTGGCCCGCTCGGTCGCCGAGGTGGGGATCGGCTTCGCCTTCGCCCCGCAGTTCCATCAGTCGTACCGGCACGCGTCGTCCGTACGCCGGGAGATCGGGGTGCCGACGGTCTTCAATCTCCTGGGGCCGCTGACGAATCCGGCCATGCCGCGCGCCGGCCTGATCGGCTGCGCGTGGGCAGAGCTGGCCGAGGTGATGGCCGGCGTGTTCGCCGCGCGCGGCTCCAGCGTCCTGGTCGTGCACGGCGACGACGGGCTCGACGAGCTGACCACCACGACGACGAGCACCATCTGGCGGGTGCAGGCGGGCACCGTCGAGCGGCTGACGTTGGACCCGAAGGCATTCGGTTTCGCGCGGGCCGACCTGAGCGAGTTGCGCGGCGGTGACGCCAAGGCCAACGCGGAGTCGGTGCGGGCGGTGTTCGCGGGCCAGAAGGGTCCGGTCCGGGATGCCGTGGTGCTCAACGCCGCAGGGGCCATGGTGGCTCATGCCGGGCTATCCAGCGACGCCCAGTGGGTGCCGGCGTGGGAGCGGGGCCTGGCCCGAGCCACCGAGGCGATCGATTCGGGTGCGGCCGAGCAGCTGCTCGCGCGGTGGGCTCGGTTCACCCAGAAGGTCTGA
- the ripC gene encoding peptidoglycan hydrolase RipC: MSLHRTHRTICGLKRPVAGAIAGLTILGSAFAGNVQADPADDAVAKLNELSRQAEQTTEAMHAAQLDLDKKLAAAKAADSKHEAAAAAAEVAKNDLATYQDSVDKIAAAQYMGGRTDGIDAILTADSPQGLIDQLSVQRVMAGEMAVQMANFHSASDSATKAEADSAKLASEAKTAAEQAAAVRADLQSKQSKLQVQIAIVKSRYTALTPSQRQALAALPPAPAAAPPAPAPDGLPPNPDAVPPAPGQDPSINAAGPNPPVEGLPAPSDGSGTAAGAIAVQAALTRIGDPYVWGAAGPGQFDCSGLVMWAFQQAGISLPHSSYAQAAGGQPVSRDQMQPGDVVSYYSDASHVGIYIGDGMMVHASTFGVPVRVAPVDNAPIYNVRRY, encoded by the coding sequence TTGAGTCTCCACCGCACGCACCGCACCATTTGCGGTCTTAAACGACCAGTAGCCGGTGCGATCGCGGGGCTCACCATACTTGGTAGTGCCTTTGCGGGCAACGTCCAGGCCGATCCGGCGGACGACGCCGTAGCAAAGCTCAACGAGCTCTCGCGCCAGGCTGAGCAGACCACTGAGGCCATGCACGCCGCGCAGCTCGATCTGGACAAGAAGCTGGCTGCTGCCAAGGCCGCCGACAGCAAGCACGAGGCTGCGGCCGCCGCCGCGGAGGTCGCCAAGAACGACCTGGCTACCTACCAGGACTCGGTCGACAAGATTGCTGCAGCGCAGTACATGGGTGGCCGCACCGACGGCATCGACGCCATCCTCACCGCCGATTCCCCGCAGGGGCTGATCGACCAGCTCTCGGTCCAGCGCGTGATGGCCGGCGAGATGGCCGTGCAGATGGCCAACTTCCACAGCGCCTCCGACTCCGCCACCAAGGCCGAGGCCGACTCGGCCAAGCTGGCGTCCGAAGCCAAGACCGCGGCCGAGCAGGCTGCCGCCGTGCGTGCGGATCTGCAGTCGAAGCAAAGCAAGCTGCAGGTGCAGATCGCCATCGTCAAGTCCCGCTACACCGCGCTGACGCCGAGCCAGCGGCAGGCGCTGGCCGCCCTTCCGCCGGCTCCGGCCGCTGCGCCGCCCGCCCCGGCCCCGGACGGCCTCCCGCCGAACCCGGACGCGGTGCCGCCGGCCCCGGGCCAGGATCCGTCCATCAACGCCGCCGGCCCCAACCCGCCCGTCGAGGGTCTGCCCGCCCCGTCGGATGGCAGCGGCACTGCTGCCGGCGCCATCGCGGTGCAGGCCGCGCTGACCCGCATCGGCGACCCCTATGTCTGGGGTGCCGCGGGTCCCGGCCAGTTCGACTGCTCAGGTCTCGTGATGTGGGCGTTCCAGCAGGCCGGCATCTCGCTGCCGCACTCGAGCTACGCGCAGGCCGCCGGCGGACAGCCGGTGTCGCGCGACCAGATGCAGCCCGGTGACGTCGTGAGCTACTACTCCGACGCCTCGCACGTGGGCATCTACATCGGCGACGGCATGATGGTCCACGCCTCGACGTTCGGTGTGCCCGTGCGGGTGGCGCCGGTCGACAACGCGCCGATCTACAACGTGCGTCGCTACTGA
- a CDS encoding peptidase, translating to MPTAPTTIRLADGRTAELLVLDPGSTLPGRITAELDGAAAAVTAFWGADWRRQITIVTTGTDEEFRALAGGKEEFAAATTVDRIVFAPGAAAMGPGALRIVLRHELFHYASRPVTAADAPWCLTEGVADYVSRPRTPRPAPAGMAVLPTNADFQVAGPALSLAYDRAWWFARFVGAQFGDPVLRRLYLAACGAGHPDLDTALTATLGTDRDALTAAWQRWLAARG from the coding sequence ATGCCGACGGCGCCGACCACCATCCGGCTGGCCGATGGCCGGACCGCTGAACTGCTGGTCCTCGATCCCGGGTCGACGCTGCCGGGGCGCATCACCGCCGAACTCGACGGCGCGGCCGCCGCGGTCACCGCATTCTGGGGTGCCGACTGGCGCCGTCAGATCACCATCGTGACCACCGGCACCGACGAGGAGTTCCGGGCACTGGCCGGCGGGAAGGAAGAATTCGCCGCGGCCACCACCGTCGACCGCATCGTGTTCGCGCCCGGCGCCGCCGCGATGGGGCCCGGCGCGCTGCGAATCGTGTTGCGCCACGAGCTTTTTCACTACGCCTCCCGGCCCGTCACGGCAGCCGACGCGCCCTGGTGCCTGACCGAGGGCGTCGCCGACTACGTCAGCCGCCCGCGCACCCCGCGACCGGCGCCGGCCGGCATGGCGGTGCTGCCCACCAACGCCGACTTCCAGGTGGCCGGACCGGCGCTGTCGCTGGCCTACGACCGCGCCTGGTGGTTCGCCCGGTTCGTCGGCGCGCAGTTCGGCGATCCGGTCCTGCGCCGGCTGTATCTGGCGGCGTGCGGCGCCGGGCATCCCGACCTCGACACCGCGCTGACCGCCACCCTCGGCACGGATCGCGACGCGTTGACCGCTGCGTGGCAGCGGTGGCTCGCGGCCCGGGGCTGA
- a CDS encoding glycosyltransferase family 4 protein, translated as MSRVLLLTNDFPPRRGGIQSYLESLVGELLVRGSHELTVYAPKWKGAPEYDKAAAAAGYEVVRHPTTLMVPEPTVALRMRRLIAEHDIDTVWFGAAAPLALLAPLARDAGATRVVASTHGHEVGWSMLPVARNALRHIGNNTDVVTFVSHYTRNRFAAAFGPDAALEYLSPGVDVDRFVPDEVARAELRARYGLGQRPVIVCLSRLVPRKGQDMLIRALPVIRQRIDGAALVIVGNGPYRDDLQKLARRYDVTDHVVFTGGVPGDELPAHHAMADVFAMPCRTRGNGLDVEGLGIVFLEASACGVPVVAGDSGGAPETVVEGKTGHVVDGRDVEDIAAAITDVLANPDLAAAMGAAGRQFVVDNWQWKLKGERLSELL; from the coding sequence ATGTCTCGGGTGCTGCTGTTGACCAACGATTTTCCGCCCCGCCGCGGTGGCATCCAGTCGTATCTGGAGAGTCTGGTCGGCGAGCTGCTCGTCCGCGGGTCGCACGAGCTGACGGTGTACGCCCCGAAATGGAAGGGCGCGCCGGAATACGACAAGGCCGCCGCGGCCGCCGGGTACGAGGTGGTCCGCCACCCGACGACGTTGATGGTGCCCGAGCCGACCGTCGCGCTGCGGATGCGCCGCCTCATCGCCGAGCACGACATCGACACCGTGTGGTTCGGTGCGGCCGCGCCGCTGGCGCTGCTGGCGCCGCTGGCCCGCGATGCCGGGGCGACCCGGGTGGTGGCCAGCACGCACGGGCACGAGGTGGGGTGGTCGATGCTGCCCGTCGCGCGAAACGCGTTGCGGCACATCGGAAACAACACCGACGTGGTGACCTTCGTCAGCCACTACACGCGGAACCGGTTCGCCGCGGCGTTCGGGCCGGACGCGGCGCTGGAATACCTGTCACCCGGCGTCGACGTCGACCGCTTCGTCCCCGATGAGGTGGCCCGCGCCGAGCTGCGGGCCCGGTACGGGCTGGGGCAGCGGCCGGTGATCGTCTGCCTGTCCCGTCTGGTGCCGCGCAAGGGACAGGACATGCTGATCCGGGCGCTGCCCGTCATCCGGCAACGGATCGACGGTGCCGCGCTGGTCATCGTCGGCAACGGGCCGTACCGCGACGATCTGCAGAAGCTCGCGCGCCGCTACGACGTCACCGACCACGTGGTGTTCACCGGCGGCGTGCCCGGCGACGAGTTGCCGGCCCACCACGCGATGGCCGACGTCTTCGCCATGCCGTGCCGGACCCGGGGCAACGGGCTCGATGTCGAAGGCCTGGGCATCGTCTTCCTCGAGGCCTCGGCGTGCGGCGTGCCGGTGGTCGCCGGTGACTCCGGCGGCGCACCGGAAACCGTCGTGGAAGGCAAGACCGGCCATGTGGTCGACGGCCGCGACGTCGAAGACATCGCCGCGGCCATCACCGACGTCCTGGCCAACCCCGACCTGGCCGCCGCGATGGGCGCCGCCGGCCGTCAGTTCGTCGTCGACAACTGGCAGTGGAAGCTCAAGGGCGAGCGGCTATCCGAGCTGTTGTAG
- a CDS encoding long-chain fatty acid--CoA ligase, whose protein sequence is MREFSVPASFTIGEYDNVVAPVYSLERDDPKHVAIQRLVGDTWTDVTSADVAAQVRATALGLIAKGVKPGDRVVLLSATRYEWPIIDFAILSIGAVTVPIYETSAADQIRHVLADSGAVLAFAEADAHAAKIESIRSEVPALGEVLVIDGGALDQLATAGAGVDRAELDARLAGIKSSDPATLIYTSGTTGRPKGCQLTHANLLSELRGVKACFPDLLAKGQKLLVFLPLAHVLARAVAVAGFSNQVTLGFTSDIKNLVPILGVFKPTLVVSVPRVFEKVYNTAEQNARNDGKGKIFQIAADTAIEWSKAQDTPGGPGLLLNLKHTVFDKLVYGKLKAALGGNCVGAISGGAPLGARLGHFYRGVGVTIYEGYGLTESSAAITVNRVGELKVGTVGKLVPGNSMRIAEDGELLLSGGVVFSGYWNNPTATDEAFTDEWFHTGDLGAIDDDGYLSIVGRKKEIIVTAGGKNVAPAPLEDVMRAHPLISQAMCVGDQEPFIAALITIDPEAFEGWKQRNNKDAGASVGDLAEDAALVAEIQKAVDDANQTVSKAEAIRKFRILPVDFTEDTGELTPTLKVKRKVVAEKFAAEIAALYS, encoded by the coding sequence GTGCGTGAGTTCAGCGTTCCCGCATCGTTCACCATCGGCGAATACGACAACGTCGTCGCCCCGGTGTACTCCCTCGAGCGCGATGACCCCAAACACGTAGCCATCCAGCGCCTGGTCGGAGACACCTGGACCGACGTCACCAGTGCCGACGTCGCCGCCCAGGTCCGGGCCACCGCCCTCGGCCTGATCGCCAAGGGCGTCAAGCCCGGCGACCGCGTGGTGCTGCTGTCGGCGACCCGCTACGAGTGGCCGATCATCGACTTCGCGATCCTGTCGATCGGCGCGGTGACGGTGCCCATCTACGAGACCTCCGCCGCCGATCAGATCCGGCACGTGCTGGCCGACTCCGGCGCCGTGCTGGCGTTCGCCGAGGCCGACGCCCACGCCGCCAAGATCGAGTCCATCCGGTCGGAGGTGCCCGCGCTCGGTGAGGTGCTGGTCATCGACGGCGGCGCCCTCGACCAGCTGGCCACCGCCGGCGCCGGCGTCGACCGCGCCGAGCTGGACGCCCGCCTGGCCGGCATCAAGTCGAGCGATCCGGCCACCCTGATCTACACCTCCGGCACCACGGGCCGCCCCAAGGGCTGCCAGCTGACCCACGCCAACCTCCTGTCGGAGCTGCGCGGCGTCAAGGCCTGCTTCCCCGACCTGCTCGCCAAGGGTCAGAAGCTGCTGGTGTTCCTGCCGCTGGCGCACGTGCTGGCCCGCGCCGTCGCGGTGGCCGGCTTCAGCAACCAGGTGACCCTCGGCTTCACCAGCGACATCAAGAACCTGGTGCCGATCCTCGGGGTGTTCAAGCCGACGCTCGTGGTGTCGGTGCCGCGCGTGTTCGAGAAGGTCTACAACACCGCCGAGCAGAACGCCCGCAACGACGGCAAGGGCAAGATCTTCCAGATCGCCGCGGACACGGCCATCGAATGGAGCAAGGCGCAGGACACCCCCGGCGGCCCGGGCCTGCTGCTCAACCTGAAGCACACGGTGTTCGACAAGCTGGTCTACGGCAAGCTCAAGGCCGCGCTCGGCGGCAACTGCGTCGGCGCCATCTCCGGCGGCGCCCCGCTCGGCGCCCGGCTGGGCCACTTCTACCGCGGCGTCGGCGTCACCATCTACGAGGGCTACGGCCTGACCGAGTCCAGCGCCGCCATCACCGTCAACCGGGTCGGCGAGTTGAAGGTCGGCACGGTCGGCAAGCTGGTGCCCGGCAACAGCATGCGGATCGCCGAGGACGGCGAGCTGTTGCTGTCCGGCGGCGTGGTGTTCAGCGGCTACTGGAACAACCCGACCGCCACCGACGAGGCGTTCACTGACGAGTGGTTCCACACCGGTGACCTCGGCGCCATCGACGACGACGGCTACCTGTCGATCGTCGGGCGCAAGAAGGAGATCATCGTGACCGCGGGCGGCAAGAACGTCGCCCCGGCCCCGCTGGAAGACGTCATGCGGGCGCACCCGCTGATCAGCCAGGCCATGTGCGTGGGTGACCAGGAGCCGTTCATCGCCGCCCTCATCACCATCGATCCCGAGGCGTTCGAGGGCTGGAAGCAGCGCAACAACAAGGACGCCGGCGCATCGGTGGGCGATCTGGCCGAGGACGCGGCGCTGGTCGCCGAGATCCAGAAGGCCGTCGACGACGCCAACCAGACGGTGTCGAAGGCCGAGGCCATCCGGAAGTTCCGGATTCTGCCGGTCGACTTCACCGAGGACACCGGCGAGCTGACGCCGACGCTGAAGGTCAAACGCAAGGTCGTCGCCGAGAAGTTCGCGGCCGAGATCGCGGCGCTCTACAGCTGA
- a CDS encoding polyketide cyclase / dehydrase and lipid transport: MNSIQIADETFVCADPAAVGAAVANQSSWRRWWPDLKLTVVEDRGPAGQRWTVTGALTGTMEVWLETVMDGVVLHYFLHAEPTGVSGAALAELNLADLNHRRRVAGKNMAFEIKTDLERSRPVGVSRLA, translated from the coding sequence ATGAACAGCATCCAGATCGCCGACGAGACCTTCGTGTGCGCCGACCCAGCCGCTGTCGGTGCCGCCGTGGCGAACCAGAGCAGCTGGCGGCGCTGGTGGCCGGACCTCAAGCTGACGGTCGTCGAAGACCGCGGTCCGGCGGGGCAGCGGTGGACCGTCACCGGTGCACTGACCGGGACCATGGAGGTGTGGCTGGAGACCGTCATGGACGGCGTCGTGCTGCACTACTTCCTGCACGCCGAGCCGACGGGCGTGTCCGGTGCCGCGCTGGCCGAGCTGAACCTGGCGGACCTCAACCATCGTCGCCGGGTGGCCGGCAAGAACATGGCTTTCGAGATCAAGACCGATCTCGAGCGGTCGCGCCCGGTGGGCGTATCCCGGTTGGCCTGA